A stretch of DNA from Cryptomeria japonica chromosome 4, Sugi_1.0, whole genome shotgun sequence:
AAGGAAGTGGGGAGTGTGGCTGGGGAGAAAAAACAAAGGGAAGAGGAGGTGCTCGGTGTTGGGCTGGGTAGCAAGTAGTGTGGGCAATAGAGTTTAGCAGCATCCAGGAAGGATGGGATAGTGTGGGGTTGCCATTAATGAGAGAATGGAGAGCTTGTAGAGTCCATGGGTAGAATAGAGAACGCAGGGGAATGTGAGAATGTTGGTTTGGATTGTGAGGTCATGCAGGCCATCCTTGTAATGTGATTATCGAGTGGTTTCACTTTGAATATATGGATATATTTTCCTTATGTTATATTCTAATTTTGTTATTAGTAGAGAGTCTCTGTTTGTTTACAGTGTTTGTTGATTATTTGCATGTGAAGTTTGAGGGCAGGGTTGTTCTTTGCCCTGCATCAGTTTCTTCCCCAAAGATATTAAATTACTCTGCTTCCCATGGTACCAAACTTTGCCTGGCATATCTGCAACTACGTGAATATCATTGAGccccataaatgtttgaaattgcATTGCCCGGAGTAAAACCTTCAAATCTTTGCTTTGCAAATGTCAAAACAATCGCATTTTTTGAAGCAGAAAAGAATCAAACCTGATAATTGAAAAACTTAAAACATAAAGATGAAATCTGCAACAGACTAGAAACTGAAACAAAACCAATAGAAATTTAAGTAGTTTTTCAGAAAGATTGCAGTGAATTAAAGTGTAAATTATTGTGGACTCAagtaaatcaatttcataaaaatatATGTCAGTAAAGTCTGAAGATTTAATTACGTAAAATTTGCTGTGCAGCTTTGCATGTAGTGTAAGGACTGAATTACCATTTGGGATTATAAGAGCCATTCATGAAGCACCGTGCTGTAAACCATATTCCACCTTATCCCTGTTCGCTCCTAAGAACTTGCACAAAATTTTAAATATTGTTTTCTAAAGTGGGAATTCCATATCATTTACAGTAACAAGGGATGAGAAAAAAAGAACTGTTTTCCTGTCACATAGTTTCCCCGTCAAAAAAGAAGGCCCCCAAAAAACTTGGATATCAGAAGATTGTTTCGGAAGTTAAAACTTTGATATATAGATTACAATTTACAAACGTGAAATTATGCAGGAACTAGTTAGAACTTTGATATATAGATTAGAAATTACAAATGTGAAATTATGTAGGAATTAATAAAGATAATGTATTAATTATTTGCAAAGAATGTGAAGTCTCTTCGAGCTTATGCTGTGTGAAGTGTTAGTGTGATgtaaaacaaaataaaactataCACCTGGGCATAAAGATAAAGTAGTAAATGAACAATGAGATTTATAATGCTAGTGTATGCTGTTCATCTCATAGTATGTTGGTTAAGTGATAGTGTTGTCGTTGTGATCATAAGATTCAAATTTCTGCTGAGTCATTGTGATCTAGGCTTGTGCCTTCACTGATATAATGTGCTTGCGGATTTAAGCCTCAGCAATGTTAATTGAGATGAAGTCTCCCATTTGTAACCTCACCTATTCATAGCTCTGAATAAAAAATACTTCACTTGATATTATAGGGGTATAGTGCCTCTGTTACCAATCACATTAAAAAAATtaccaaatatttaaaaaaattgtagTACCTAACCATTTCTTAGAATTAAAAGTCATTGTGTTGGCCTTCACATTTCTTAGTACCTGAAATGAGGTTTGTGTATAGCAAGAAGCTCAGAGGCAGAGGATTGATCCCATCGCAGGTAATAGAAGCCCCCAAAATATCAAGTCACGCTCATATCAACACTTCAAAATTTCGTAAATTACCAAACTGGATTAAGTTTAAATGGAGTTAATTGAGGACTCTGGAAGTCGCAAGGCACGATACAGTCATGTGCTCGTGCTGGTTAATATTTAACGAGTTGATTGGGAATAAACAGATTGATATTTAAATGGAGCAGATTGAGGACGCGTCAAGTCTCAAAGCAGTTTCGCACGTATGAATTTTGATTGCTGGGTAACATTTTATTAATCGCGGATGCAGGGCAGGGGAACTCTCAAGACAACCACATACACGTCGAATTAGATCAGCCGCAAGTATTAAATTCTTTCAAGGCCTAGAAATTCTTTCAAAACTGAAATAAGCAAGGAACATTTCTTCCCAAAGGTATTAAATTATTCTGCTTTCCatggtaccaaagttctttctGGCATGCCTACCTGAACTTCAGCGTCAAAAAATGTCTGAAATTTAAATGCCAGGACTTAAGACCTTACTATCATTGCTTTCTAAATACTAACATCAATTCAGATCAAGCTAACTCTTTGAAACATAAAGAAGCGAAACCGACAACTGGAAAATCTCGAAAGCATAAAGATGAATCCGAAGCATTAGATTAAATCTGCGATAGGCTAGAAAGTGAAAGAAAACCTTTATAATTTAAGCAGTTTTTGAGAGCGATTTCAACGAAATAAAGTTGATAGTCTATAAATTATTGCAAAATAATAAATTGATCTGTATCAGAAGAAAAGTCGGCGTGTAATATATGAAGATGAAATTACATGAAATTTTTTGCCATGCAGCTTCATGTGTAGTGTAATGACAGAATTAGCATTTGAGATCGCGAAAGCCATTAATGAAGCACTGTGGTGTCAACCATATGGTATTCACTATTAAGAACTTacacaaaaattttaaaaatattctttTTAAATTTTGGGTATTTAATGTCACGTACAACAATAATGTATGACAAATGAAAATTGTTTCCTTGTCATGCAGTTTCTCCCTCTACCAAAGAAGGCCCCTCAAAAAATTGGGGATAGAGTGTTGTTTGTAAAGTTAAACTTTGACAAATAAATTACAAATTTACATGGATGATATATACAATGATATATTAGAAACTCTTACAATTTAGCTGAAGTGAAACCTACAACTTGCCCCATATGCAAGAGGATTGAACCTACAACTTGCTCCATATGCAAGAGTATTGTTCATGAAGTTGAACTTTGACACATATATTACAAATAAGATGGATGATatacacattattaattctttcaaTTTAGCTGAAGTGAAATCTACAGTATGCTCCATCTGCAGGAACTAAGAAAGAGACCACAGTACCACAGTGATTACTTAATAGGATGTGCACTTGCTTGGAGTTTCTCAATCATCAAGCCAATCCAGAGTAAATTGCGGTTCCACAATTTCAACTCTAAGAACAGGGATAGAAGAGGCCTTAACTCGCAGCCACTGGTGCCCAATCTTCTCATCACAGATGACATGTTTCAGAGAGCTTAGTCCACAAACACTTCTAGGCAACCTCCTCAAGCGAGAACACTCTCTCATGTCAAACTCTTTCAAATTCTGGAGCTGACCTATTTCCTCTGGAAGTTGTTTCAAGCCTTCGCACAGTGAAATGTCAAGGAATTCCAGCTGCCCAAGTTTTCCAACTGATGCCGGAAGCTCTTTCAGGCCTGGTAATGCTGATAATCTTAACATTCTTAGAGAGCTCAGATTTCCGAGATCATATGGTAACTTTCCAACCAGATGGTAGTTGGTAATAGACCATATCTGAACACAGGGCATATGACAGATGTCAAGTGGCCATTCCTCCAAATCGCTGCAGTGGTCCAGATCAAATTCTTGTAGGTTGGTGTTGCTGAATGTGGAAATATTTCCAAACCCTTCACATAAACTAACAGATAGTTTATCTAATTTTTGCATAACTTTGATCTGTTCTAAAATAGAGGGCGCATCCAACTTCTCCAAGCGAACACTCCTGATCTGCGTGAGTGAAGATAGGACATCTAAACCTTTTAGTGTGGTCCTCTTTGAACTCAAATTACACAACATTACAAATTTCAGTTTTTTCATGGTTTTAAGAAATGGTGGTAGAAAGTATTCGCTTGCAGAAAAATGCATCACTAGAACCTCTGTCTCTGGAAAATCCATCTCATAACACTGATTTTCAGCCATAGAGCCTGCAATAGATCCATTATATATGCAATTGAATTAGAACATCTTTTAGTGGCCAAGAATAAAAGCAGTCAATGTAAACAATATATATCAAAATATTGTTGTTTGATGACAAAACACAAAAGCTAATACATTTTAATAGTTCAAATAGCTTGCAGAGTTTGCCACTGAACAAGTATGAATATTTTTGGTGGAATAACCTACCTGTGTGAATAGAGACAACTTGAGCATTAAATGGTCTATCATTAAGCATCTCCCACTCCCCTGGCAAGCTCAGCTCCTTTCTGGGCATGAATAATCTCTTCCTATGGACTATACTGTTCTGGCTTCCCAAATATATGGCCAAGTCTCGCATTACATCATGCTGAGAAAAGTACAGCTCAGAGGCATTTCCATAAGAGATTGTTGCTTGGCTTCTGATAATTACAGACACAATGTCAGCTCAATGTACAAAAAAATAAATGATAGCAAGAAATTTAACATATATAATGATAGGCAAATACCCTGGGCTGCTGATTAAATTCAAGAGATTTTTGCTTGCAAGTTCCAATAAGATGATAAAGGCATCTTGCCACTTTAGCTTCCGAATATAAACGCAAATGTCCAGCAGTGCATCAGCACAGATTTTCTTGTTCTCTGGAAATAAGGCTAAATCTAAGAAGCATTCCCTCCCAACATCATCCAAGAAATCAATACTGGTCTCCAAGCATCTAAAAAGCCCTTCTTTGTGATAACTGGATATGGACTGCCCCTGGGAAAGCTTGTTCTTTGCGTTCAACCAGGTCCAGTGAGGTTCCCCATTCAAAGAGCTCCCAATCACCTTTAAAGCTAGGGGTAAGCCCTTACATTCAGCTTGCACCTGCAATTCATAATATTGATATTTTTATTAGTGTCCAAAGGAAGCTTTGtaaaagatgaaaagaaaaagaaaaatacatcaTATAACTTAGCCATATTTTTTGTCGATTAACTGCTTTTAACTGCAGAATTAATTAAAAAACTTCCTTCAAATACTAGTCTACTAGAACATTCAATAATTGCAAGTTATTAAGTAAAAACACAAATAAGCATgtaattcattttatttttgttgttattcataaatataaacaaatgataagatttataatttaaaataattaaaatagatataaggACCATAAATTGCATTGATCAATTGATGAAACATTGAAGCCTTATTTACAAAATTGATATACATGCAAGAAATTCAATGTAATAAAACTTACAACTTAGCAATAGACTCTAAAAAAACATTGCTTTCAAATGAATAATTAATCAATCTTAATCTATTAATCACTATTCTAATtgtattatatatttgattatgataattaatcaatcttgttaaagttgtgaaatacaacctcagagaacccagtgaacacctgtatgcaaataacctgtcacaacaatggaagattcacaaaacagaAAGATTGTTTTGAAAACCCAGAGAAAGaatatgaaataataataatcagattggtTAGGATTACAAAATgaacaatccttataaaaggagatcaaaacctaaaaacataaacactaaaagcaattaataattaataatgaaaattaattattaatattcctaagtttagcttcttaaatttagcttaagtgaaatagatctaaaaggtgacttaattattaaatcaatatgatttaattaattaagtaaactaataccttttactctaacacccccctttaagataaagttagggagaagctaaaaaacaactaaggactagatgcatgaaagccaaaatgggtcccgacaacaaggcctgatgaggtacccaagtacaatgaaatctctgtaaagtggagaaaaggagaaaaccctgtgggaacaaaaatcctctcccagaagagatgaaagctcaagtgaaggactaagaaacctccaaacaagaatgttccaaaagataggaacaaaagacgagcatgaagaatcactgaagcatgaagaagttgcaaacaCTATCATCGAATGACTGCTATGATGCTAAAGTAAGAACCTCCTCTAAAACAAaagatgatcaggatcaagaagacatgaatctacatgagtgccctcaatgacactactcaaatctgaatcagatggcaaacagaAACAAAACATCTGGAatccgaagatacaaatggcacgaGTACCAACAGTTTGAAGAAATgatcaaataaaaaaatgaaaggTCACCTCCGAaaaaggaatgcaagagtgtccatatggtaagtattccatctcaccg
This window harbors:
- the LOC131074100 gene encoding probable disease resistance protein At4g33300, with product MNLLSLCGKIENHLTELLNEATQSKTLKKNLYTDWDCKIKLALPNLLIPPLFGLGTPVDQANPRLGVKWEAPEVGWSKVNFDGASTRNPGQSGIGCILRDYDGLCIKQISEKIGVATNNEAEFRAALRGLQLWKELGVQGIHLEGDSLNVQAECKGLPLALKVIGSSLNGEPHWTWLNAKNKLSQGQSISSYHKEGLFRCLETSIDFLDDVGRECFLDLALFPENKKICADALLDICVYIRKLKWQDAFIILLELASKNLLNLISSPGSQATISYGNASELYFSQHDVMRDLAIYLGSQNSIVHRKRLFMPRKELSLPGEWEMLNDRPFNAQVVSIHTGSMAENQCYEMDFPETEVLVMHFSASEYFLPPFLKTMKKLKFVMLCNLSSKRTTLKGLDVLSSLTQIRSVRLEKLDAPSILEQIKVMQKLDKLSVSLCEGFGNISTFSNTNLQEFDLDHCSDLEEWPLDICHMPCVQIWSITNYHLVGKLPYDLGNLSSLRMLRLSALPGLKELPASVGKLGQLEFLDISLCEGLKQLPEEIGQLQNLKEFDMRECSRLRRLPRSVCGLSSLKHVICDEKIGHQWLRVKASSIPVLRVEIVEPQFTLDWLDD